One window of the Shewanella khirikhana genome contains the following:
- the recB gene encoding exodeoxyribonuclease V subunit beta produces the protein MSAIVSQPLDAFTLPMSGARLIEASAGTGKTYTIANLYLRLLLGIGEPRPCTVEEILVVTFTNAATSELRDRIRRRVLEAFKAVLGQPTGDTFLLQLVAAIDDTAIALRQLDLALKTLDEAAIYTIHGFCQRILSDMAFESALLFESEFTLDDSEYLELAVADFWRAHCYPLSSEMAAMVHAKYPSPKALGAELRALIGARMANPKTRPGSFNSLAAEYNQRLSRLRLAWQRDSQASIETLKKLPLNGTSYGKAADDFPKLNAHALALDAWAARGQGEPPIKAMQALAYNSIKLNKGGVLPEPHALPLLVQIGEFIEAHQGLIPAFLLLARDDIRARFAALKSQRNLMAPDDLLLTLAAALGHGPHSSAAGESAQDADDNTIAKRLATEVAARYPVALIDEFQDTDPLQFAIFNAIYRPEGKARGLLMIGDPKQAIYAFRGGDIHTYLGARRAASAHYSLGTNYRSSRPMVDAVNRLFMARERVFLTDEIPFEPVNAADRGNKALLIDGNAPGAALEIALLAEDPVKGLNKQTARTLMANDAAADIARLLTLAAEGRASLSDKSRPLMAKDIAVLVRDRNEAAFIKKALGERNIGAVFLSRDNVFATPEAKEMMHLLYALAHPRDEKRLRNAMATRLMGYTLSDIARVNQDEDRRAEELERFELWHQRWQKQGVMPALMAFADDTSLLQRLQSEEEAERRLTDFRHLCELLEQAASGLDGISALLGWYEQALASPSGDEIQQLRLESEQNLVQIVTIHKSKGLEYGLCYIPFLSLARDSRGKPSPLLYHEANGLVWDIEQTDEGVEIYDAERLGEDLRLLYVALTRPIYGCRLGLANHSRMLKAGISSEVHKTALGYLLGIDSKDCDGDALRAAAMRLAADSIAVVEVIENDNRALANVDNQQGLNLAARVPDRRGEIPWRVGSYSALVAHSDADHSKPAHSKPAHSPSASATGSGLVSDPDSLRESGALTAAAGLLSSSSHSALFEDGVAATSQHPGASDESFSLEELSFNNVSMNNLPQPNQVSIDLVDSKNGVLSSPADELPSRFSFPRGANAGSFMHQVLELIRFDDVASTLPQVLPQAITQFGIDELWQPVLLDWYQDLMAAPLSNNEANPLSAPTFALQQLSHTNMLVEMEFYLPVTQLKARALGDLLALYRYRSDFGFETLNGMLKGFIDLTFCHDGRYYIADYKSNHLGDSLAHYHYEAMHSAIAEHHYDLQYLLYTLALHRLLRSRLADYDYECHFGGCYYLFLRGMSASAPGSGVFFDRPPKLLIDALDALFEGNEVRI, from the coding sequence ATGTCAGCCATAGTCAGCCAGCCATTGGATGCGTTCACCCTGCCCATGTCGGGGGCACGCCTGATTGAGGCCAGCGCAGGTACCGGAAAGACCTATACCATCGCCAACCTCTATTTACGACTGCTGCTGGGGATAGGCGAACCACGCCCCTGCACAGTGGAAGAAATTCTGGTGGTCACCTTTACCAATGCCGCCACCAGTGAGCTGCGCGATCGGATCCGTCGCCGGGTGCTTGAAGCCTTTAAGGCAGTGCTCGGTCAGCCAACCGGCGATACATTTTTGCTGCAACTGGTTGCAGCCATTGACGATACCGCCATTGCTCTGCGTCAGCTCGACTTAGCGCTCAAAACCCTGGATGAAGCCGCCATTTACACCATTCACGGCTTTTGTCAGCGGATATTGTCGGATATGGCGTTTGAATCTGCGCTGCTGTTCGAGAGTGAATTTACCCTTGATGACAGTGAATATCTGGAGCTTGCCGTGGCAGATTTCTGGCGTGCTCACTGCTATCCGCTTTCGAGTGAGATGGCGGCCATGGTGCATGCCAAATACCCATCCCCCAAGGCACTCGGCGCAGAGCTTCGCGCCCTGATTGGCGCGCGGATGGCAAATCCCAAAACCCGCCCGGGCAGCTTTAATTCGCTTGCAGCCGAGTACAATCAGCGCCTGTCACGGCTGCGGCTTGCCTGGCAAAGAGACAGCCAGGCATCAATAGAAACCCTTAAAAAGCTGCCACTCAATGGCACCAGTTATGGCAAGGCCGCCGATGATTTCCCCAAACTGAACGCCCATGCTTTGGCGCTGGACGCATGGGCTGCACGCGGTCAGGGTGAGCCGCCCATCAAAGCCATGCAGGCTCTGGCCTACAACAGCATCAAACTCAATAAGGGCGGCGTGCTGCCAGAACCCCATGCATTGCCGCTGCTGGTACAAATTGGTGAGTTTATCGAGGCGCACCAAGGGCTTATTCCAGCATTTCTGTTATTGGCCCGGGATGATATCCGCGCCCGATTTGCCGCACTCAAATCCCAGCGCAACCTGATGGCGCCGGACGATCTGCTACTGACACTTGCCGCGGCCTTAGGCCATGGGCCTCATTCGTCGGCTGCCGGCGAGTCAGCTCAGGATGCAGACGACAATACCATTGCCAAGCGGCTCGCCACCGAAGTTGCAGCCCGTTACCCTGTAGCCCTGATTGATGAATTTCAGGACACAGATCCGCTGCAATTTGCTATTTTCAATGCGATTTATCGGCCCGAAGGCAAAGCCCGCGGCCTGTTGATGATTGGCGATCCCAAGCAGGCCATTTACGCCTTTCGCGGCGGCGACATCCACACCTATCTGGGAGCAAGACGCGCCGCATCCGCCCACTATAGCCTTGGCACCAACTACCGCTCTTCCAGGCCGATGGTGGATGCGGTCAACCGGCTGTTTATGGCCCGTGAGCGGGTGTTCTTAACCGATGAAATTCCGTTTGAGCCGGTGAATGCCGCCGACAGGGGCAATAAGGCTCTGCTGATTGATGGCAATGCCCCTGGGGCTGCCCTTGAAATCGCTTTGCTTGCGGAAGATCCCGTGAAAGGACTCAACAAGCAAACCGCCCGTACCCTGATGGCAAATGATGCCGCCGCCGATATTGCAAGACTGCTCACCCTCGCCGCCGAAGGCAGGGCCAGTCTGTCCGATAAGTCGCGGCCACTGATGGCAAAAGATATTGCCGTACTGGTGCGCGACAGGAACGAGGCGGCCTTTATCAAAAAAGCGCTCGGCGAGCGCAACATAGGCGCGGTATTTCTCTCCCGTGACAATGTGTTTGCTACCCCGGAAGCGAAGGAGATGATGCATCTTCTGTATGCTCTGGCTCATCCCCGGGATGAAAAGCGCCTTCGCAATGCCATGGCCACCCGACTGATGGGCTACACCCTCAGCGATATTGCCAGGGTGAATCAGGATGAAGACCGCCGCGCCGAAGAGCTTGAGCGTTTTGAGCTTTGGCATCAGCGCTGGCAAAAGCAAGGGGTCATGCCGGCGCTGATGGCGTTTGCAGACGACACCTCTTTGCTGCAGCGGCTGCAAAGTGAAGAAGAGGCCGAGCGGCGCCTGACCGATTTTCGTCATCTGTGCGAGCTGCTGGAGCAAGCCGCCAGCGGTCTCGATGGAATAAGCGCCCTGCTCGGTTGGTACGAGCAGGCGCTGGCAAGCCCGAGCGGCGATGAAATCCAGCAACTGAGGCTCGAGAGTGAGCAGAATCTGGTGCAGATTGTCACCATCCACAAATCCAAGGGGCTTGAATATGGCCTCTGTTACATCCCGTTTTTAAGTTTGGCGCGGGATAGCCGTGGCAAGCCCTCACCGCTGCTGTACCACGAGGCAAACGGCCTGGTGTGGGATATTGAGCAGACCGACGAAGGGGTTGAAATCTATGATGCCGAGCGCCTCGGTGAAGATCTGCGGCTATTGTACGTGGCGCTGACCCGGCCGATTTATGGCTGCCGACTCGGCCTTGCCAACCACAGCCGGATGTTAAAGGCCGGGATAAGCAGTGAGGTCCATAAAACGGCACTGGGGTACCTGCTTGGTATAGACAGCAAAGACTGCGATGGCGATGCCCTGCGTGCCGCTGCCATGCGCCTGGCGGCAGACTCCATTGCCGTGGTGGAGGTGATTGAAAATGATAACCGCGCCCTTGCGAACGTCGACAACCAGCAGGGTCTGAATTTGGCCGCAAGAGTGCCGGATCGGCGCGGCGAAATTCCCTGGCGGGTGGGCAGCTACTCGGCTTTGGTGGCTCACAGCGATGCTGACCACAGCAAGCCGGCCCACAGTAAGCCGGCCCATAGCCCATCGGCGTCCGCCACTGGCTCGGGGTTGGTTTCGGATCCTGATTCACTTAGGGAGTCCGGTGCTTTAACAGCCGCTGCTGGCCTGTTATCAAGCAGCAGCCACAGCGCCTTGTTTGAAGATGGAGTGGCTGCAACCAGCCAGCACCCCGGCGCATCAGATGAATCATTTTCACTGGAAGAACTATCATTTAACAATGTCTCGATGAATAACCTTCCGCAACCGAATCAGGTTTCAATTGATTTGGTTGATAGCAAAAATGGCGTTCTGAGCAGCCCCGCCGATGAACTGCCGAGCCGGTTCAGCTTCCCCCGCGGCGCCAATGCGGGCAGCTTTATGCACCAGGTGCTTGAGCTCATTCGCTTCGATGATGTGGCCAGCACCTTGCCACAGGTGTTACCCCAAGCCATTACGCAGTTCGGTATCGACGAGCTTTGGCAGCCGGTGCTGCTTGACTGGTATCAGGATTTAATGGCGGCGCCGCTATCAAACAATGAGGCTAACCCACTGTCAGCGCCTACATTCGCCCTGCAGCAACTAAGCCACACTAACATGCTGGTTGAAATGGAGTTTTACCTGCCGGTGACCCAGCTTAAAGCGCGCGCCCTTGGGGATCTGCTGGCGCTTTACCGTTACCGCAGTGATTTTGGCTTTGAAACTCTGAACGGCATGCTCAAAGGGTTTATCGACCTCACCTTCTGCCACGACGGCCGCTATTACATTGCCGACTACAAGTCCAATCATCTGGGGGATTCTCTGGCCCACTACCATTACGAGGCAATGCACTCAGCCATTGCCGAGCATCACTACGACTTGCAGTATCTGCTCTATA